The following are encoded in a window of Microcoleus sp. FACHB-831 genomic DNA:
- a CDS encoding NACHT domain-containing NTPase — MTGFEPIVTDAAIKSLVGIFLKAGWDEGGKLLGLFGNALDEKTQQLFFNATRQYVQNYSERHGILKVLGMREPVALESIYTGVQFLDEQDIYRFESIDKLEKAYREAKGRSYQRKNRPKQDGLKVANEKQYLMVLGGPGAGKSTFLRRMGLEALKGDKGSFKHGCIPVFIELKRFNADEINIEKVIADEFRTCGFPSPEKSTKKLLEQGKLLILLDGLDEVPTKNMNEAIGQIQNFVDLYDKNRFIASCRTAAYRSSFPRFSDVAMADFDDSQIEQFIHNWFQSEADKKAGTAQKCWEVLQKPENKAAKKLAYTPLLLKFLCMVYERHSQNFPDKRSDLYRKALGILLEEWAVEKLILQDEIYQGLHTELQEILLSEIAYKGFEADKLFFDQREIVEQIKTFLASNLNAPPYVDGKAVLNAIAVQQGILVKRAEYIFSFSHLTLQEYLTAKYINDRHLVEKLVTEHLSDKRWKEVFLRVAELMDGGAYDLLLLMEKEAQKYINTPKLKALLNWAEEATDGSQGNFKPVAKRANAIAIANAITNASTRTKTYAYHIANAYIIAYAYDIAYAYDIAYANVIALADATVNTTCSAHDADAIAVGIASASELEKLKIFNNVDFTRLNAHLQALKDRITLTKQPLEGHQRFEGRFQKIWLQAFNIGPELVNLSEEEAKDLENYLYANYLILQCKQAEVPVSPKTWEEIEERMLLIPNK, encoded by the coding sequence ATGACAGGATTTGAACCCATCGTTACGGACGCAGCAATTAAAAGTTTAGTGGGGATCTTTCTTAAAGCAGGTTGGGATGAGGGAGGCAAGCTACTGGGGCTATTTGGCAATGCTTTAGACGAGAAAACTCAGCAGCTATTTTTTAACGCAACGAGGCAATACGTCCAGAATTATAGTGAGCGTCACGGCATCCTGAAAGTTTTGGGAATGCGGGAACCTGTAGCTTTGGAGTCAATATATACTGGCGTTCAGTTTTTGGACGAGCAGGATATTTATCGGTTTGAGTCAATTGATAAGCTGGAAAAAGCTTACCGCGAAGCTAAAGGGCGCAGTTATCAGCGTAAAAACCGCCCTAAGCAAGATGGGCTAAAGGTTGCCAACGAAAAGCAATATTTAATGGTACTGGGCGGGCCAGGAGCAGGAAAGTCTACATTTTTGCGGCGGATGGGACTGGAAGCGCTGAAGGGCGACAAGGGAAGCTTTAAGCACGGCTGTATCCCCGTTTTCATCGAATTGAAAAGATTTAACGCTGACGAAATTAATATCGAGAAAGTCATTGCTGACGAGTTTCGCACCTGTGGTTTTCCCTCCCCTGAGAAATCCACAAAAAAATTATTAGAGCAAGGCAAGTTGCTGATTTTGCTCGATGGGCTGGATGAAGTGCCAACAAAAAATATGAATGAGGCGATCGGCCAAATTCAGAACTTTGTTGACTTGTACGATAAAAATCGCTTCATTGCCTCCTGTCGCACCGCCGCCTATCGCAGCAGTTTTCCCCGCTTTAGCGATGTGGCAATGGCAGATTTTGATGATTCCCAGATTGAGCAGTTTATTCATAACTGGTTTCAGTCAGAGGCAGACAAAAAGGCTGGCACAGCTCAGAAATGCTGGGAGGTATTGCAAAAACCAGAAAATAAAGCTGCCAAAAAGTTAGCCTATACGCCATTATTGCTGAAGTTTCTCTGTATGGTATATGAGCGCCATTCTCAAAACTTTCCCGATAAGCGCAGCGATCTATATCGCAAGGCACTGGGGATATTGTTAGAGGAATGGGCGGTAGAAAAGCTGATTTTGCAAGATGAGATTTATCAAGGACTGCATACAGAGCTACAAGAAATACTTTTATCTGAGATTGCCTACAAAGGTTTCGAGGCAGATAAGCTATTTTTCGATCAACGAGAAATTGTCGAGCAAATCAAAACATTTCTAGCAAGTAATCTAAATGCACCTCCGTATGTAGACGGTAAGGCGGTACTGAATGCCATTGCTGTTCAACAAGGTATTCTGGTAAAGCGAGCCGAGTATATATTTTCGTTCTCCCATTTGACGCTACAGGAATATTTAACTGCCAAATACATTAACGATCGTCACCTAGTTGAGAAGTTAGTTACCGAACACCTTTCAGATAAACGCTGGAAAGAGGTGTTTTTGCGTGTAGCTGAATTGATGGACGGTGGGGCATATGACTTGCTGTTACTGATGGAAAAAGAAGCTCAAAAATACATCAACACTCCCAAGTTAAAAGCTTTACTCAACTGGGCGGAAGAGGCAACAGATGGATCGCAAGGAAACTTTAAGCCTGTTGCTAAACGCGCAAATGCGATCGCCATCGCCAACGCCATCACTAACGCCAGCACACGCACTAAAACCTACGCCTACCACATCGCTAACGCCTACATCATCGCCTACGCCTACGACATCGCCTACGCCTACGACATCGCCTACGCCAACGTCATCGCCCTCGCCGACGCCACAGTCAACACCACCTGTTCCGCCCACGATGCCGACGCTATCGCCGTCGGCATCGCGAGCGCCAGCGAACTTGAGAAACTAAAAATCTTCAATAACGTAGACTTTACTAGGCTAAATGCCCATCTCCAAGCACTGAAAGATAGAATTACCCTCACTAAACAGCCACTGGAAGGGCATCAGAGATTTGAGGGTCGCTTTCAGAAAATCTGGCTCCAAGCTTTCAATATCGGCCCAGAATTAGTCAATTTATCCGAGGAAGAAGCCAAAGACTTGGAAAATTACTTATACGCCAATTACCTCATATTGCAGTGCAAACAAGCAGAAGTGCCGGTGTCGCCTAAAACATGGGAAGAAATAGAGGAGCGGATGTTGCTTATTCCTAATAAATAA
- the miaB gene encoding tRNA (N6-isopentenyl adenosine(37)-C2)-methylthiotransferase MiaB, whose amino-acid sequence MTTTPRRYHITTFGCQMNKADSERMAGILENMGFAWSEDPNDANVILYNTCTIRDNAEQKVYSYLGRQAKRKHEQADLTLIVAGCVAQQEGEALLRRVPELDLVMGPQHANRLQDLLEQVFDGNQVVATESIHIVEDITKPRRDSKVTAWVNVIYGCNERCTYCVVPNVRGVEQSRTPEAIRAEMEELARQGYKEVTLLGQNIDAYGRDLPGATAEGRHQHTLTDLLYYVHDVPGIERIRFATSHPRYFTERLIRACNELPKVCEHFHIPFQSGDNDVLKAMARGYTAEKYRRIIDTIRRYMPDASISADAIVGFPGETEAQFENTIKLVEDIGFDLLNTAAYSPRPGTPAALWENQLSEEVKADRLQRLNHLVGTKAAERSQRYFNRIEEVLVEDQNPKDATQLMGRTRGNRLTFFTGDIGQLKGKLVKVKITEVRPFSLTGEQIEVRQPMPV is encoded by the coding sequence ATGACCACCACACCCCGCCGCTACCACATCACTACCTTCGGCTGCCAGATGAACAAAGCCGACTCCGAACGCATGGCTGGCATCCTTGAAAATATGGGCTTTGCGTGGTCAGAAGACCCCAACGATGCTAACGTGATTCTCTACAACACTTGCACGATTCGGGATAACGCCGAACAAAAAGTTTACTCTTACCTCGGCAGACAAGCCAAGCGCAAGCACGAACAAGCCGACCTTACTCTTATAGTGGCAGGGTGTGTCGCCCAGCAGGAAGGAGAAGCCCTGCTGCGTCGCGTGCCAGAGTTAGACTTAGTGATGGGGCCGCAGCACGCCAATCGCTTGCAAGATCTGCTCGAACAGGTGTTCGATGGCAATCAGGTAGTAGCCACAGAATCTATTCATATTGTTGAAGACATCACCAAACCCCGCCGCGATAGCAAAGTAACGGCTTGGGTAAACGTAATTTATGGTTGCAACGAACGCTGCACTTACTGCGTCGTTCCCAACGTGCGGGGCGTAGAGCAATCGCGCACTCCAGAGGCAATTCGCGCTGAAATGGAAGAATTAGCGCGTCAAGGCTACAAGGAAGTGACGCTATTGGGGCAAAATATTGACGCCTACGGTCGCGATTTGCCTGGGGCGACGGCTGAAGGTCGCCATCAGCATACCTTGACCGATCTACTCTACTACGTGCATGATGTGCCGGGAATCGAGCGCATTCGTTTTGCTACGAGTCATCCGCGTTATTTCACAGAAAGGCTGATTCGCGCTTGTAACGAATTGCCTAAAGTGTGCGAACATTTCCACATTCCCTTCCAGTCTGGCGATAACGATGTGCTGAAGGCGATGGCGCGTGGTTATACCGCGGAGAAATATCGCCGGATTATTGACACAATTCGCCGCTATATGCCGGATGCGTCGATTAGTGCTGATGCGATTGTCGGATTTCCTGGCGAAACGGAAGCACAGTTTGAAAATACAATTAAACTGGTGGAAGATATTGGCTTTGACTTGTTGAATACTGCTGCATATTCTCCACGACCGGGCACGCCAGCCGCTTTATGGGAAAATCAGCTAAGTGAAGAAGTGAAAGCTGATAGATTGCAGCGTTTGAATCATCTGGTAGGAACTAAAGCAGCAGAGCGATCGCAACGTTATTTTAACCGTATTGAAGAAGTCTTAGTAGAAGACCAAAATCCCAAAGACGCAACTCAGTTAATGGGACGCACGCGCGGTAATCGCCTCACCTTTTTTACGGGTGATATCGGTCAACTCAAAGGCAAATTGGTAAAAGTTAAAATAACAGAAGTTCGCCCCTTCAGTTTGACAGGTGAGCAAATAGAAGTGCGTCAGCCAATGCCAGTTTGA
- the ndk gene encoding nucleoside-diphosphate kinase, translating to MERTFLAVKPDGVQRKLVGEIIRRYEAKGFTLVGLKLLSVSRELAEAHYDVHRERPFFGGLVEFITSGPVVAMVWEGDGVVAAARKIIGATNPLTAEPGTIRGDFGVSIGRNLIHGSDAIETAQREIGLWFKDEELVNWQPSLTSWLYE from the coding sequence TTGGAACGCACATTTCTAGCCGTCAAACCCGACGGCGTACAGCGCAAACTCGTGGGCGAAATAATCCGTCGCTATGAAGCCAAAGGCTTTACCCTCGTTGGTCTGAAATTGCTTAGCGTCAGCAGGGAACTGGCAGAGGCTCATTACGACGTTCACCGCGAAAGACCCTTTTTTGGGGGTTTGGTTGAGTTTATTACCTCTGGCCCCGTTGTGGCGATGGTGTGGGAAGGTGATGGCGTCGTTGCCGCTGCCAGAAAAATCATTGGTGCTACCAACCCGCTCACAGCAGAACCGGGAACGATTCGGGGAGACTTTGGGGTGAGTATTGGTCGCAACCTGATTCACGGTTCTGATGCTATAGAGACAGCGCAGCGCGAGATTGGCCTGTGGTTTAAAGATGAAGAACTCGTCAACTGGCAACCGAGCTTGACAAGCTGGCTGTACGAATAG
- a CDS encoding Uma2 family endonuclease has protein sequence MSKLQAKLPTDEWVVATWEEYIQALDNPAYERAKGYYHNGQLRIEMTPQGYDHSYDNSLLGYAIQLFCAIKSIPISGLTNCTFRKTNEAEAQPDLAFYIGDNAEIIPPDTSIVNLDVYPPPDLVIEVAKTSLSDDIGGKRMLYERLGVCEYWVGNVRQATLIAFAIADGGSKRIAQSQVLAELPFNLLEEALQRSRETGRSQVYAWLISQMQAISR, from the coding sequence ATGAGTAAACTACAGGCAAAATTACCAACCGATGAATGGGTTGTGGCTACTTGGGAAGAGTACATACAAGCACTTGATAACCCAGCTTACGAACGCGCCAAGGGATATTACCACAACGGACAGTTAAGGATTGAAATGACTCCCCAAGGTTACGACCATTCCTACGATAACTCCCTACTCGGGTATGCCATTCAGTTATTCTGCGCTATCAAAAGCATTCCCATAAGTGGACTAACTAACTGTACTTTCAGGAAAACTAATGAAGCCGAAGCGCAACCAGATTTAGCCTTTTACATTGGCGACAACGCCGAAATTATTCCGCCTGACACTTCAATAGTTAATTTGGATGTTTACCCGCCACCAGATTTAGTAATTGAAGTAGCCAAAACCTCCCTTTCAGATGATATTGGAGGCAAGCGAATGCTCTATGAGAGATTGGGAGTATGTGAATATTGGGTGGGAAATGTACGTCAGGCAACATTAATAGCTTTTGCAATTGCAGATGGTGGTAGCAAACGCATCGCCCAGTCTCAAGTTTTGGCAGAGTTACCGTTTAATCTGCTAGAAGAAGCTTTACAGCGCAGCCGCGAAACTGGTAGAAGTCAGGTATATGCTTGGTTAATTAGCCAAATGCAAGCTATTTCCCGATAA
- a CDS encoding carbonic anhydrase produces MKKLIKGLREFQSGYFSMHHELFEQLAHGQTPRVLFITCSDSRIDPNLITQAGVGELFVIRNAGNLIPPFGATNGGEGATLEYAVHALNINQIVVCGHSHCGAMKGLLKLGSLAGEMPLVYEWLKQAEATRRLIQENYTDLDGEDLLDVTIGENVLTQIENLRTYPVIHSKLHKGQLTLHAWFYQIETGQVLVYDPDCDEYVAPSSPLPAKTSVLKKNVPPQIQVPANNGESVGFKRERIPSMPLSPEQAQRIYKGSSNR; encoded by the coding sequence ATGAAGAAACTAATTAAAGGTCTGCGTGAGTTCCAAAGCGGCTACTTTAGCATGCACCACGAGTTGTTTGAGCAACTCGCTCACGGTCAGACACCGAGGGTGTTGTTTATCACCTGCTCTGATTCTCGAATCGATCCGAATTTGATTACTCAAGCTGGTGTCGGCGAACTTTTTGTTATCCGCAATGCTGGCAATTTGATACCGCCTTTTGGCGCAACAAATGGCGGCGAAGGAGCAACACTTGAATATGCCGTTCATGCTTTAAACATAAACCAGATAGTTGTCTGCGGTCACTCTCACTGCGGCGCGATGAAGGGATTGTTGAAATTGGGTAGTTTGGCTGGAGAAATGCCCCTAGTTTATGAATGGTTAAAACAGGCTGAAGCGACTCGTCGGCTAATTCAAGAAAACTACACAGACCTTGACGGGGAAGACCTTCTGGACGTGACGATTGGTGAGAACGTGCTAACGCAAATCGAAAATTTGCGGACTTACCCAGTGATTCACTCTAAACTTCATAAAGGGCAACTGACTCTACACGCTTGGTTTTATCAAATTGAAACGGGACAAGTCTTGGTGTACGATCCTGACTGTGATGAATACGTGGCACCATCCAGCCCGCTTCCTGCTAAGACTAGCGTCCTTAAGAAGAACGTGCCACCCCAAATCCAAGTTCCCGCAAATAATGGTGAGTCTGTAGGGTTTAAGAGGGAAAGAATTCCATCGATGCCGTTATCTCCAGAGCAAGCGCAACGGATTTACAAGGGTTCTAGCAATCGATAA
- a CDS encoding carotenoid oxygenase family protein, whose protein sequence is MQTTSKPATRKAWAKAIAQPGKEFPLTPLPLLSGKIPAGLRGTLYRNGPGRLERGGIPVGHWFDGDGAILGVHFTDAGATGLYRYVQTEGYKEETAADKLLYGNYGMTAPGPIWNKWLKSVKNVANTSVIALPDKLLALWEGGEPHALDLETLETKGLEDLSGLNKLLPYSAHPKCDAETGEIFNFGVTPGLKSTLNIYKSDRTGKILQKSSVTLDGLPLIHDFVMAGQYLVFFIPPVRVNAIPVLIGLNSYSDAMEWQPKLGTQILVFDRETLSLVSRGETESWYQWHFGNGYVDDSGSIIIDFARYQDFTTNQRLKEIATGQTKTAAEANLWQVHINPQTSKVTELEKLVDRDCEFPVIPPSQFGQPSRYTYLSVQKKGVDISQEIYGAIARFDGKTHTLTEADLGENRYPMEPIYAPDAINPSQGWIVTVVYDGNSDTSEVWVYDSDRLDEPPVCKLGLPSVIPMGFHGTWKPA, encoded by the coding sequence ATGCAAACAACCAGCAAACCCGCTACCCGCAAAGCTTGGGCAAAAGCGATCGCGCAACCAGGCAAAGAATTTCCTCTCACTCCCCTACCTCTGCTATCTGGCAAAATTCCCGCAGGCTTGCGCGGAACCCTCTATCGCAATGGCCCCGGTAGGCTGGAACGCGGTGGCATACCAGTGGGACACTGGTTTGATGGAGATGGTGCCATCCTCGGCGTACATTTCACCGATGCGGGTGCTACCGGACTCTATCGCTACGTGCAAACAGAAGGCTACAAAGAAGAAACTGCCGCTGATAAGTTACTTTACGGCAACTATGGCATGACCGCACCGGGGCCAATATGGAATAAATGGCTCAAATCCGTTAAAAATGTCGCCAATACCTCTGTTATCGCGCTACCCGATAAACTCTTAGCACTGTGGGAAGGAGGCGAACCCCACGCACTGGACTTAGAAACGCTGGAAACTAAGGGATTAGAGGATCTATCTGGGTTAAATAAGCTATTGCCTTATTCTGCTCATCCCAAGTGCGACGCGGAGACTGGGGAAATATTCAATTTTGGCGTTACCCCTGGATTGAAATCGACGCTGAATATTTATAAGAGCGATCGCACTGGCAAAATTTTACAAAAATCATCAGTTACTCTCGATGGTCTTCCCTTAATTCATGATTTTGTCATGGCTGGGCAATATCTCGTGTTTTTCATTCCCCCAGTCCGCGTAAATGCCATTCCCGTCCTAATAGGTTTAAACAGCTACAGTGACGCGATGGAATGGCAACCCAAGTTAGGAACTCAAATTTTAGTTTTTGACCGCGAAACTTTATCTTTAGTCAGTCGTGGAGAAACAGAATCTTGGTATCAGTGGCATTTCGGTAACGGCTACGTCGATGATAGCGGTTCAATTATTATCGATTTTGCCCGCTATCAAGACTTTACAACTAACCAACGTCTCAAAGAAATAGCAACAGGACAAACTAAAACCGCCGCAGAAGCTAATTTGTGGCAAGTGCATATCAACCCCCAAACCAGCAAAGTAACTGAATTGGAGAAATTGGTAGATCGAGATTGTGAATTCCCAGTCATACCGCCGTCGCAATTCGGTCAACCTTCGCGCTATACCTATCTTTCGGTGCAAAAGAAAGGGGTAGATATCAGCCAAGAAATATATGGCGCGATCGCTCGTTTCGACGGCAAAACCCACACTCTCACCGAAGCTGACTTGGGTGAAAATCGCTATCCGATGGAACCAATTTATGCCCCCGATGCGATTAATCCTAGCCAAGGTTGGATAGTTACAGTCGTCTATGATGGCAATTCTGATACTAGCGAAGTTTGGGTTTACGATAGCGATCGCCTGGATGAACCACCTGTTTGTAAGCTAGGATTACCTAGCGTCATCCCTATGGGATTTCACGGCACTTGGAAGCCTGCTTAA
- a CDS encoding tetratricopeptide repeat protein codes for MKNFNFLVLTLGTLITTGVSSASAQTFAPQDDRASRIIAQIPSADELFIQASELRGIGKYKEAIAAFDQVVKIKPKSFTAWYWRGYTLSNLGQYEEAIASYDRAINLQPNYFLALVEKGNALYQMNRYQEAALSYDEVLKADSRNYQAWKGRGLALYRLNRYQEAISSVENAGKIQPNDLEISGLLAALKNSGTSQTDLETSQQRSVAVQNDIKIAQQNLASVQGEIRTTEEKLKLSQSDLKTSEGRLVAIQNDLRTAESRLNSSKADLVALEANITMAEEKLKTSQSAVKTSEERLVAIQTEARESEAKLKSSRTELVALQSDIRTAEDKFKVSQSEIRKSEERLVAVRDNIKTSEDKLKVSQVEIGKSEERLVAVRNDIKTSEDKLKAYQVEYRESEQQLVALRGDIKSSEDKLKAYQAEYRESEQQLVALRGNIKSSEDKLKASQTELQTLEQRLVAVRGEVNTSEDKLKASSTEIQKLEERIVAVREDIKTSQDKLKVSQSEYRESEQQLVALRGDIKSSEDKLKASQGEFGKSEARLVALRGEIKSSEDKLQAYQSEAQKSEERLVALRGDIKSSEDKLQASNSEVRALEERLVAVRGEIKSSEDNIKSKRSEMKSLEQSLAAMQGEVREFEEKLKVSQTEMRQMDEKKRVSADELRVMQVNYCGMQEKLSEMEVGIRQLRGTAQASDTVQRCPFSNNRTSKD; via the coding sequence ATGAAAAATTTCAATTTTTTAGTATTAACATTAGGCACTCTCATCACTACAGGAGTTAGCAGTGCTAGCGCCCAGACGTTCGCGCCACAGGACGATCGCGCTTCTAGAATCATTGCTCAGATTCCAAGTGCTGATGAGTTATTTATACAAGCTAGTGAATTGCGAGGAATTGGGAAATATAAAGAAGCGATCGCCGCTTTTGACCAAGTAGTTAAAATTAAGCCAAAGTCATTTACAGCTTGGTACTGGCGCGGCTACACGCTGAGTAATTTAGGGCAATATGAAGAAGCGATCGCATCCTACGATCGAGCAATTAACCTCCAGCCAAATTACTTTTTAGCTTTGGTTGAAAAAGGCAACGCTCTTTATCAAATGAATCGCTATCAAGAAGCGGCATTATCTTACGATGAAGTTCTTAAAGCTGATTCTCGCAACTATCAAGCCTGGAAGGGGCGCGGTCTTGCTTTATACCGCTTAAATCGTTATCAAGAAGCGATATCATCAGTAGAAAATGCAGGCAAAATACAGCCTAACGATTTAGAAATTTCTGGATTGCTAGCAGCGTTAAAAAATTCGGGCACATCCCAAACCGACCTGGAAACATCGCAGCAAAGAAGCGTTGCAGTCCAAAACGATATCAAGATAGCGCAACAAAATCTTGCTAGCGTTCAAGGGGAAATTCGCACAACAGAAGAAAAACTAAAATTATCTCAATCTGACTTAAAGACTTCTGAGGGTAGGCTAGTTGCAATTCAAAACGATTTACGCACAGCCGAGTCAAGATTAAATTCTTCCAAAGCAGATTTAGTTGCTCTAGAAGCCAACATCACCATGGCTGAGGAGAAGCTAAAAACATCTCAGTCTGCTGTAAAAACATCTGAAGAAAGGTTAGTTGCAATTCAAACTGAGGCGCGGGAATCGGAGGCAAAATTAAAATCATCCAGAACCGAGTTAGTTGCGCTGCAAAGCGACATCCGCACAGCAGAAGATAAATTTAAAGTATCTCAATCCGAGATTCGCAAATCTGAAGAAAGGTTGGTTGCTGTTCGTGACAACATCAAAACATCGGAAGATAAGCTAAAAGTATCTCAAGTAGAGATTGGTAAATCTGAAGAGCGGTTGGTTGCTGTCCGTAACGATATCAAAACCTCGGAAGACAAGCTAAAAGCATATCAAGTGGAATATCGCGAATCTGAACAACAGTTGGTAGCTTTGCGCGGCGATATTAAATCTTCAGAAGATAAGCTGAAAGCATATCAAGCAGAGTATCGCGAATCCGAACAACAGTTGGTAGCTTTGCGCGGCAATATTAAATCCTCCGAAGATAAGCTGAAAGCATCGCAGACAGAACTGCAAACATTAGAACAAAGATTAGTTGCAGTGCGAGGAGAGGTTAACACATCGGAAGATAAGCTGAAAGCCTCTAGTACAGAAATACAGAAATTAGAAGAAAGAATAGTTGCTGTCCGCGAGGATATCAAAACCTCGCAAGACAAACTAAAAGTATCTCAATCAGAGTATCGCGAATCTGAACAGCAGTTGGTAGCTTTGCGCGGGGATATTAAATCTTCGGAAGATAAACTAAAAGCTTCTCAAGGAGAGTTTGGTAAATCTGAAGCAAGATTGGTAGCGTTGCGCGGGGAAATTAAATCTTCGGAAGACAAGCTGCAAGCATATCAATCGGAAGCGCAGAAATCTGAAGAAAGGTTGGTAGCTTTGCGCGGGGATATTAAATCTTCGGAAGATAAGCTGCAAGCATCTAATTCAGAAGTACGCGCTTTAGAAGAAAGGTTAGTGGCTGTTCGCGGGGAAATTAAATCTTCGGAAGACAATATTAAGTCAAAAAGATCCGAGATGAAAAGCCTCGAACAAAGTTTAGCTGCGATGCAAGGTGAGGTACGGGAATTTGAAGAAAAACTCAAAGTATCTCAAACCGAAATGCGGCAGATGGATGAGAAAAAGCGCGTATCCGCAGACGAATTGCGCGTGATGCAAGTTAATTATTGTGGAATGCAAGAAAAGCTGAGTGAAATGGAAGTAGGAATACGACAATTAAGAGGTACGGCGCAAGCTTCAGACACAGTTCAGCGTTGTCCGTTCTCGAATAATAGAACTTCCAAAGACTAA
- the gloA gene encoding lactoylglutathione lyase, producing the protein MRMLHTMLRVGNLEESLKFYCDVLGMRLLRQKDYPGGEFTLAFVGYGDESDHTVLELTYNWGVDKYNLGDAYGHIALGVDDIYAKCEEIKAAGAKVTREPGPMKHGSTTIAFVEDPNGYKVELIQLGSQGSAQKQEATPEMARSSRRLIDD; encoded by the coding sequence ATGCGAATGTTACATACGATGCTGCGAGTCGGCAATCTAGAAGAGTCTTTGAAATTCTACTGTGATGTGTTGGGCATGAGGCTGCTGCGCCAAAAAGATTATCCGGGAGGCGAGTTTACGCTTGCTTTTGTGGGTTATGGCGACGAGTCAGACCACACGGTTCTGGAACTGACTTATAACTGGGGCGTGGATAAGTACAACTTGGGCGATGCTTACGGGCATATTGCGCTTGGGGTTGATGATATTTACGCTAAATGCGAGGAAATTAAGGCTGCTGGTGCTAAGGTAACGCGGGAACCGGGGCCGATGAAGCACGGTTCGACGACGATCGCGTTTGTGGAAGATCCGAATGGATACAAGGTTGAGTTGATTCAGTTGGGGAGTCAGGGATCTGCCCAGAAGCAGGAAGCGACACCTGAAATGGCAAGATCGTCCAGACGCCTGATAGACGATTAA
- a CDS encoding D-alanine--D-alanine ligase family protein → MKKLRVGLLFGGRSGEHEVSLSSARAIARALTSPQNSDKYELLPLYIQKDGRWLPAQVAQQVLESGTPLQLQEGTQDATPTTSSSELLISNTQQIGRWQSLSQVDEVDVWFPILHGPNGEDGTVQGLLKLMQVPFVGSGVLGSALGMDKIAMKMAFAQAELPQVKYVALNRSQVWSNPCVFPKLCDEIEAKLGYPCFVKPANLGSSVGISKARSRTELETALDNAASYDRRLIVEAGVVAREVECAVLGNDNPKASVVGEITFNSDFYDYETKYTEGLAGLDIPAKIPEAIAAQVQEMALKAFAAVDAAGLARVDFFYVESTGEVLINEINTMPGFTATSMYPQLWAATGISFPELVDQLIQFALERHSA, encoded by the coding sequence ATGAAAAAATTGCGGGTTGGGCTATTGTTTGGCGGTCGTTCGGGAGAACATGAAGTTTCGCTTAGTTCGGCACGGGCGATCGCACGCGCCCTTACCTCGCCCCAAAATAGCGATAAGTACGAACTGCTACCTTTATACATCCAAAAAGATGGGCGCTGGCTACCCGCACAAGTGGCTCAACAAGTCTTGGAATCTGGAACCCCCTTGCAATTACAGGAGGGTACTCAAGACGCCACTCCCACAACTTCCAGCAGCGAACTTTTAATTTCCAACACTCAACAGATCGGTCGCTGGCAATCTCTCTCTCAGGTGGATGAGGTTGATGTGTGGTTTCCCATCTTACACGGCCCTAATGGTGAAGATGGGACGGTTCAGGGCTTGCTGAAGTTAATGCAGGTTCCCTTTGTAGGTTCTGGGGTTTTGGGTTCGGCTTTGGGCATGGATAAGATTGCCATGAAGATGGCTTTTGCTCAGGCTGAATTGCCACAGGTGAAATATGTTGCTCTCAATAGATCCCAGGTATGGTCTAATCCTTGCGTGTTTCCCAAGTTGTGCGACGAGATAGAAGCTAAACTGGGCTATCCCTGTTTTGTGAAGCCTGCAAATTTAGGTTCATCGGTGGGCATAAGCAAAGCGCGATCGCGCACCGAATTAGAAACCGCCCTCGATAATGCCGCCAGCTACGACCGCCGTCTAATTGTGGAAGCAGGCGTGGTAGCGCGAGAGGTTGAGTGTGCTGTTTTAGGCAACGACAACCCAAAAGCTTCAGTCGTTGGAGAGATTACCTTTAACAGCGATTTTTATGACTACGAGACTAAGTACACAGAGGGCTTAGCTGGTTTGGATATTCCGGCGAAGATACCAGAAGCGATCGCTGCTCAAGTTCAGGAAATGGCTTTAAAAGCTTTTGCCGCAGTTGACGCCGCTGGTTTGGCACGGGTGGACTTTTTCTATGTAGAATCAACTGGCGAAGTTTTGATTAATGAAATCAACACCATGCCCGGTTTCACCGCGACGAGCATGTATCCCCAACTGTGGGCTGCAACTGGTATTTCTTTCCCAGAACTGGTCGATCAGTTGATTCAGTTCGCACTAGAGCGGCATTCTGCTTAA